In Staphylococcus saccharolyticus, one genomic interval encodes:
- the pepF gene encoding oligoendopeptidase F → MTQGLPLRKDVPTDKKWNLKDLFTSDDDFYHTLEHVLQSSKDFNKKYYKKLNHIEIIEEALKEYEDILIQLDRLYNYPELRVSVDTGNEDAQRVNAKLNTTSGKIAGLLSFVDSEILGLSDSAFNELKQNSNYPHFIKQLQDRKPYQLFIDVEQVLAILTPTLRSPFELYGTTKSLDIDFESFEHAGVTYPLDYATFENEYEDNPDPEFRRKSFKAFSTAIRKYQHTTAATYNMQVQQEKIEADLRGYDSVIDYLLQEQAVSRDLFDRQIDVIMSDLAPVMQKYAKLIQRVHGLDKIRFEDLKISLDPSYEPDISIEESKDYIYGALNVLGEDYVKMLESAYSQRWIDFAQNKGKDTGAYCASPYYTHSYVFISWTGKMAETFVLAHELGHAGHFTLAQNHQNLLESEASMYFVEAPSTMNEMLMSNYLFNSSQDPKFKRWVIGTILSRTYYHNMVTHLLEAAYQREVYQRVDQGESLTASLLNQIMLNTYEKFFGNAVEMTDGVELTWMRQPHYYMGLYSYTYSAGLTIGTVVSQKIKNEGQPAVDRWLETLKAGGSKSPVELAQIAGVDITTDAPLKATIKYISDLVDELEHLTNQIESEY, encoded by the coding sequence ATGACACAAGGATTACCTTTAAGAAAAGATGTCCCTACTGATAAGAAATGGAATTTAAAGGATTTGTTCACGAGTGATGATGATTTTTATCACACATTAGAACATGTATTACAATCATCTAAAGACTTTAATAAGAAATACTACAAAAAGCTTAATCATATCGAAATCATTGAGGAAGCTTTGAAAGAGTATGAAGATATTTTAATTCAACTAGATCGTTTATATAATTATCCAGAACTTAGAGTAAGTGTCGATACAGGTAATGAAGACGCTCAAAGGGTTAATGCAAAACTTAATACGACCTCAGGTAAAATAGCTGGTCTATTATCTTTTGTGGACTCTGAAATATTAGGATTATCCGATAGTGCATTTAATGAATTAAAACAAAATTCGAACTATCCACATTTCATTAAACAATTACAAGACCGTAAACCATATCAATTGTTTATAGATGTTGAACAGGTATTAGCAATATTAACCCCTACTTTAAGAAGTCCTTTTGAATTGTATGGAACAACTAAAAGTTTAGATATTGATTTTGAATCATTTGAACACGCGGGTGTAACATATCCTTTAGATTATGCAACTTTTGAAAATGAATATGAAGATAATCCAGATCCGGAATTTAGACGCAAAAGTTTTAAGGCATTTAGTACTGCTATTCGTAAATATCAACACACCACTGCAGCAACTTATAATATGCAAGTACAACAAGAAAAGATTGAAGCGGATTTACGTGGTTATGATTCTGTTATAGATTATCTTCTTCAAGAACAAGCAGTATCTCGTGACTTGTTTGATAGACAAATTGATGTCATAATGAGCGATTTAGCGCCAGTTATGCAAAAATACGCAAAGCTTATTCAACGTGTACATGGTCTCGATAAAATACGCTTTGAGGATTTGAAGATATCTTTAGATCCTAGCTATGAGCCAGATATTTCGATTGAGGAATCAAAAGACTATATTTATGGTGCGTTAAATGTTCTTGGCGAAGATTACGTGAAAATGCTAGAGTCAGCTTACAGTCAACGTTGGATTGATTTTGCTCAGAACAAAGGGAAAGATACAGGCGCCTATTGTGCGAGTCCTTATTATACACATTCATATGTGTTTATTTCATGGACTGGAAAGATGGCAGAAACGTTTGTACTTGCTCATGAATTAGGTCATGCTGGTCATTTCACACTAGCACAGAATCATCAGAACTTATTAGAGTCTGAAGCCTCAATGTATTTTGTAGAAGCGCCATCCACGATGAATGAAATGTTGATGTCTAATTATTTATTTAATAGTAGTCAAGATCCGAAATTTAAACGTTGGGTCATTGGGACAATCCTCTCTAGAACGTATTATCATAATATGGTTACACATTTATTAGAAGCAGCTTATCAGCGTGAAGTTTATCAACGTGTCGACCAAGGAGAATCACTGACTGCTTCACTTCTTAATCAAATTATGTTGAATACGTATGAAAAATTCTTTGGTAATGCTGTAGAAATGACAGATGGTGTTGAATTAACATGGATGAGACAACCACATTATTATATGGGATTATACTCTTACACTTATTCTGCAGGTTTAACGATTGGTACAGTTGTTTCTCAGAAGATTAAAAATGAAGGACAACCTGCTGTAGATCGTTGGTTGGAAACACTCAAAGCAGGTGGCAGCAAATCACCAGTTGAGCTTGCTCAAATAGCCGGCGTAGACATTACTACTGATGCACCGTTAAAAGCAACAATTAAATATATTTCAGATTTAGTTGATGAATTAGAACATTTAACAAATCAAATTGAATCAGAGTACTGA
- the nikB gene encoding nickel ABC transporter permease: MIKTIISKFLQMIIVLFILTTLTFIFMKVSPGNPVGKILHLDTSQVSNSQIKATENKLGLNDSIFSQWWHWFSQLLHFDLGTSYQTGESVSKELLNYISPTLIITFGTLVLSMIISMPLGIIAALNYHKSLDKLIRILTSLSVSLPSFFIGLVLLFIFNQKLNLLPTSEEGSITSYILPIVTMSIGMCAYYIRFIRSNLLEQYQSPIVEASRLRGMPEKYILFHDIFKPTMIPVIPLLGLSVGSLIGGTVVIENLFDIPGLGYFLVDSIKSRDYPVIQGCVLLIGFFVVIINTIADLLALFIDPKQRFAMMSKHQLFNFKQSNIDKSEGDHHEF; the protein is encoded by the coding sequence ATGATTAAAACGATAATTTCAAAATTTTTACAGATGATTATCGTCTTATTTATATTAACCACTTTAACTTTTATATTCATGAAAGTATCACCCGGAAACCCCGTAGGCAAAATTTTACATCTAGATACCTCGCAAGTTTCGAATTCTCAAATCAAGGCGACAGAGAACAAATTAGGTTTAAATGACTCTATATTTTCACAATGGTGGCATTGGTTTAGTCAATTATTACATTTTGACTTAGGTACAAGTTACCAAACTGGAGAATCTGTTTCTAAAGAATTATTAAATTATATCTCACCAACATTGATTATCACCTTTGGAACGCTTGTACTATCAATGATTATCTCTATGCCATTAGGGATTATAGCGGCTTTAAATTATCATAAATCATTAGATAAATTGATACGTATTTTAACATCATTATCTGTCAGTTTACCTTCATTCTTTATTGGTTTAGTATTATTGTTTATTTTCAACCAAAAATTAAATCTATTGCCAACCTCAGAAGAAGGTTCAATTACTAGTTATATTTTACCTATTGTTACTATGAGCATAGGTATGTGTGCATATTATATACGTTTTATACGTTCCAATCTTTTAGAGCAATATCAAAGTCCCATAGTTGAGGCATCACGACTAAGAGGAATGCCTGAAAAATATATACTATTTCATGATATTTTCAAACCAACTATGATACCTGTTATTCCGCTATTAGGTTTATCAGTAGGAAGTTTAATAGGTGGAACAGTTGTTATAGAAAACCTATTTGATATTCCTGGATTAGGTTACTTTTTAGTAGATAGTATTAAATCTAGAGATTATCCAGTCATTCAAGGTTGTGTGCTATTGATAGGCTTCTTTGTTGTCATTATTAATACTATTGCTGATTTGCTAGCATTGTTCATTGATCCTAAACAACGCTTTGCGATGATGAGTAAACATCAACTATTCAATTTTAAGCAGTCAAACATAGATAAAAGTGAAGGTGATCATCATGAATTTTAA
- the nikC gene encoding nickel transporter permease, with translation MNFKLTKKNTIFLVFIVYMIILVACQFLVNNESAFKVNLSHTFEPISFNHLLGTDDYGRDLFSRLIIGARSTLFITLLTLLFTVIIGVPLGLLAGYKKSWIDAVVMRIIDIGLSIPEFVIMIALASFFHPSIWNLVIAITLIKWMNYTRVTRGIVNAEMNQSYILMAQFFKVSTLNILFKHLLPKVIPSILVIMIVDFGKIILYISSLSFLGLGAQPPSPEWGAMLQAGRDFITSHPIMIIAPATLISMTILIFNLTGDAVRDRLLEKRGVKIETFDGKES, from the coding sequence ATGAATTTTAAATTAACGAAGAAGAACACAATTTTTTTAGTGTTCATCGTTTATATGATTATCCTTGTTGCCTGCCAATTTTTGGTTAATAATGAATCAGCATTTAAAGTTAATTTATCTCACACATTTGAACCAATAAGCTTTAACCATTTACTAGGTACAGATGATTACGGTCGTGATTTATTTAGTCGCTTAATCATAGGCGCACGTTCAACTTTATTTATCACATTATTAACATTATTATTTACAGTCATCATTGGAGTGCCTCTTGGATTACTTGCAGGTTATAAAAAAAGTTGGATTGATGCCGTAGTTATGAGAATCATTGATATCGGTTTAAGCATACCAGAGTTTGTTATTATGATTGCTCTAGCAAGCTTTTTTCATCCTAGTATATGGAACCTAGTGATTGCGATTACGTTAATTAAATGGATGAACTATACAAGAGTAACAAGAGGTATTGTTAACGCAGAAATGAACCAATCTTATATTCTAATGGCACAATTTTTCAAAGTTTCAACTTTAAATATTTTATTTAAACATCTATTACCAAAAGTTATTCCTTCTATTTTAGTCATTATGATTGTAGATTTTGGAAAGATTATTTTATATATTAGTTCACTATCCTTTTTAGGATTAGGAGCGCAACCGCCATCTCCTGAATGGGGAGCAATGCTTCAAGCAGGACGTGATTTTATTACATCGCATCCTATTATGATTATCGCACCTGCTACATTGATATCTATGACTATATTAATATTTAATCTCACAGGTGATGCAGTTAGAGATCGTTTATTGGAGAAAAGAGGTGTAAAGATTGAAACTTTTGACGGTAAAGAATCTTAA
- a CDS encoding ATP-binding cassette domain-containing protein, translated as MKLLTVKNLNVNDDTGKSLIQNVNLTIYKQAMNIIIGESGAGKSLTAKALLNYLPPHLSMTYEKYEIDDRNSQDIKQLLGRHIGYISQNYAQSFNEYTSLEKQLIAIYCNHFDVTKMEALDKVKTALTWVNLNDTSIIKKYSFQLSGGQLERVYIASVLMLNPELIIVDEPVASLDVVNGHQIMKLLQHIVKDHHNTVLLITHNMNHVLNYGDYFNVMKNGNLIETGEINNLFNHHIIENYTKQLLCYRNKLQKGVHQQS; from the coding sequence TTGAAACTTTTGACGGTAAAGAATCTTAACGTTAATGATGATACCGGAAAATCGCTCATTCAAAATGTCAATTTAACTATTTATAAACAAGCAATGAATATTATTATCGGCGAAAGTGGGGCTGGAAAGAGTCTGACAGCAAAAGCCCTTTTAAATTACCTGCCACCACACTTGAGCATGACTTATGAAAAATATGAAATAGATGATAGAAATTCTCAAGACATCAAACAATTACTAGGAAGACACATTGGATATATTTCTCAAAATTATGCCCAAAGTTTTAATGAATACACGTCTTTAGAGAAGCAGTTAATAGCGATTTATTGTAATCATTTTGATGTTACTAAAATGGAAGCTTTAGATAAAGTTAAAACAGCTTTAACTTGGGTGAATTTAAATGATACTTCAATTATAAAAAAATATAGTTTTCAACTTTCAGGAGGACAATTAGAAAGAGTTTATATCGCAAGCGTCCTCATGTTAAATCCCGAACTTATCATCGTGGATGAACCAGTAGCATCTTTAGATGTTGTCAATGGCCATCAAATAATGAAGTTATTACAGCATATCGTCAAGGATCATCACAATACTGTTCTATTAATTACTCATAATATGAATCATGTGCTTAACTATGGAGATTATTTTAATGTCATGAAAAATGGTAACCTCATTGAAACGGGAGAAATAAACAACTTATTTAATCATCACATTATAGAGAATTATACGAAACAATTACTCTGTTATAGAAATAAGTTGCAGAAGGGAGTGCATCAGCAATCATGA
- a CDS encoding ABC transporter ATP-binding protein — protein sequence MILINHASFAYHKKTPIFLKDINLRIDQGEKVGVLGESGAGKSTLGSIILGQHIPTKGNIIIQSKKVLPIFQHAIESFDRQYTIQHSLEEPLNFYRHLKSNDIQETVLKYLNKFNLSSHLLKKYPSEVSGGQLQRFNIIRSLMAQPDILVCDEITSNLDVFAEQNVINILKEEEEVKSKTIIVISHDLSVLQRLTQRMIVLKNGKIVDDFVNKDLFSNQRHPYTKLLIQTFE from the coding sequence ATGATACTGATTAATCATGCTTCCTTCGCTTATCATAAAAAAACGCCTATTTTTTTAAAAGATATCAATTTACGTATTGATCAAGGTGAAAAAGTAGGGGTTTTAGGAGAAAGCGGGGCTGGAAAAAGTACGCTTGGTTCGATAATTTTAGGTCAACATATTCCAACTAAAGGCAATATAATCATTCAATCTAAAAAAGTATTACCCATTTTTCAGCACGCTATAGAAAGTTTTGATCGTCAATATACGATTCAACATTCTCTTGAAGAACCTCTTAACTTTTATCGACATTTGAAGTCGAATGATATACAAGAAACAGTTCTTAAATATTTAAACAAATTCAATTTATCTTCACACTTATTAAAGAAGTACCCATCAGAAGTAAGTGGGGGGCAACTACAAAGATTTAATATTATTCGATCATTAATGGCTCAACCTGATATTTTAGTTTGTGATGAAATCACATCGAACTTAGACGTTTTCGCTGAACAAAATGTGATTAATATATTAAAAGAAGAGGAAGAAGTTAAGTCAAAAACAATAATTGTGATATCTCATGATTTGTCTGTCTTGCAAAGATTAACTCAAAGAATGATAGTTCTCAAAAATGGTAAAATTGTTGATGATTTCGTTAATAAAGATTTATTTAGCAACCAAAGACATCCATATACAAAACTATTAATTCAAACATTTGAATAA
- a CDS encoding aminoacyltransferase, translated as MKFIELTVKEFENFIQSPSLESHYFQVKENIVTREADGFEVVLLGVKDDDNRVIAASLFSKIPTMGSYVYYSNRGPVMDYSDLGLVDFYLRELEKYLHQHQCLYVKLDPYWIYQIHDKDINPLTEKNDALVNLFKSHGYDHHGFTTEYDLSSQVRWMGVLNLEGKTPSSLKKEFDSQRKRNINKAINYSVKVRFLDRDEFDIFLDLYRETEARTGFVSKTDQYFYNFIDYYGEKVLVPLAYIDLDEYIKKVQKSLNDKENRRDNMMAKENKNDKQLRKIAELDKQIDHDKKELLHASELRQTDGSILNLAAGVYFANAYEVNYFSGGSSEKYNQYMGPYAMHWHMMNYCFDNGYDRYNFYGLSGNFTKDSEDYGVYRFKRGFNVQIEELIGDFYKPINKVKYWLFTTLGRIRKKLKK; from the coding sequence ATGAAATTTATAGAGTTAACAGTTAAAGAATTTGAGAACTTTATACAAAGTCCATCTTTAGAAAGTCATTATTTTCAAGTGAAAGAAAATATTGTGACTCGTGAGGCCGATGGTTTTGAAGTTGTATTATTAGGTGTTAAAGATGATGATAATAGAGTGATTGCAGCGAGCCTTTTCTCTAAAATTCCTACAATGGGCAGTTATGTTTATTATTCAAATAGAGGTCCAGTTATGGACTATTCAGATTTAGGTTTGGTTGACTTTTATTTGCGAGAATTAGAAAAATATTTGCATCAACATCAATGTTTATATGTAAAATTAGATCCATATTGGATTTATCAAATTCACGATAAAGATATTAATCCACTAACAGAGAAAAATGATGCATTAGTGAATCTTTTTAAATCACATGGGTATGACCATCATGGTTTTACCACCGAGTATGATTTATCAAGTCAAGTTAGATGGATGGGTGTATTAAATTTAGAAGGGAAAACACCTTCTTCATTAAAAAAAGAATTTGATAGTCAACGTAAAAGAAATATAAATAAAGCGATAAACTACAGTGTGAAGGTAAGATTTCTTGATAGAGATGAGTTTGACATATTCTTAGATTTATATCGTGAAACTGAAGCTAGAACAGGCTTTGTGTCTAAGACAGATCAGTATTTCTATAATTTCATTGATTATTATGGAGAGAAAGTTTTAGTTCCTTTAGCATATATTGATTTAGATGAATACATTAAGAAAGTTCAAAAATCTCTTAACGATAAAGAAAACCGTCGTGATAATATGATGGCTAAAGAAAATAAAAATGATAAGCAATTAAGAAAAATTGCTGAGTTAGATAAACAAATAGATCATGATAAGAAAGAATTGCTCCATGCCAGTGAATTACGTCAAACTGATGGTTCTATATTAAATTTAGCGGCTGGTGTTTACTTTGCTAATGCTTATGAAGTCAATTATTTCTCTGGAGGATCTTCAGAAAAGTACAATCAATATATGGGCCCATATGCAATGCATTGGCATATGATGAATTATTGCTTCGACAATGGTTATGATAGATATAATTTCTATGGATTATCTGGTAACTTTACTAAAGATAGTGAAGATTATGGAGTTTATCGCTTCAAAAGAGGGTTTAATGTTCAAATAGAGGAATTAATTGGTGACTTTTATAAACCAATTAATAAAGTAAAATATTGGTTATTCACAACATTAGGTCGTATACGTAAAAAATTAAAAAAATAA
- a CDS encoding aminoacyltransferase, translating into MKFTNLTAKEFGDFTDQMPYSHFTQMEGNYELKVAEGTESHLVGIKNNENEVIAACLLTAVPVMKFFKYFYSNRGPVIDYDNKELVHFFFNELSKYVKKYNCLYLRVDPYLPYQYLNHDGEVINNAGHDWFFNKMEDLGYKHEGFHKGFDPILQVRYHSVLDLKNKTAKDVLNGMDSLRKRNTKKVQKNGVKVRFLTEEELPIFRSFMEDTTETKEFADRDDSFYYNRFNHYKNRVLVPLAYIDFEEYIEELNSEREVLQKDYNKALKDIEKRPDNKKVFNKKDNLEQQLKANKQKIEEAEYLKQEHGNELPISAGYFVINPFEVVYYAGGTSNRYRHFAGSYAVQWKMINYALEHGISRYNFYGISGDFSEEAEDVGVIKFKKGYNAEVIEYVGDFIKPINKPMYKIYNALKKLKK; encoded by the coding sequence ATGAAGTTTACAAATTTAACAGCTAAAGAATTTGGTGACTTTACTGATCAAATGCCTTATAGCCATTTCACTCAAATGGAAGGTAATTATGAATTAAAAGTCGCTGAAGGTACTGAATCACATTTGGTAGGAATAAAAAATAATGAAAATGAAGTAATAGCAGCTTGTTTATTAACTGCTGTACCAGTAATGAAATTTTTTAAGTATTTTTATTCAAATCGTGGCCCTGTGATTGATTATGATAACAAAGAGCTTGTTCATTTTTTCTTTAATGAATTAAGTAAATATGTAAAGAAGTATAACTGTTTATATCTACGAGTTGATCCATATCTTCCATACCAATATTTAAATCATGATGGTGAAGTGATTAATAATGCTGGTCATGATTGGTTCTTCAATAAAATGGAAGATTTAGGTTACAAACATGAAGGCTTTCACAAAGGTTTTGATCCAATACTTCAAGTGAGATATCACTCGGTGTTAGATTTAAAAAACAAGACTGCTAAAGATGTATTAAATGGTATGGACAGTTTAAGAAAACGTAATACTAAGAAAGTTCAAAAAAACGGTGTAAAAGTTCGCTTTTTAACTGAAGAAGAATTACCAATTTTCAGGTCTTTCATGGAAGACACAACCGAAACGAAAGAATTTGCCGATAGAGATGATAGTTTCTACTATAATAGATTTAACCATTATAAAAACCGTGTACTAGTACCTCTAGCATATATTGATTTTGAGGAATACATAGAAGAGCTCAATAGTGAGAGAGAGGTTTTACAAAAAGATTATAATAAAGCGCTTAAAGATATTGAAAAGCGCCCTGATAATAAAAAAGTGTTTAATAAAAAAGATAATCTTGAACAGCAATTAAAAGCGAATAAACAAAAAATTGAAGAAGCTGAATATTTAAAACAAGAACATGGTAATGAATTACCTATTTCAGCTGGTTATTTTGTAATAAATCCATTTGAAGTTGTTTATTATGCTGGTGGTACTTCTAACCGTTATCGACACTTTGCAGGTAGTTATGCAGTTCAATGGAAAATGATTAATTATGCACTAGAGCATGGTATTAGTCGCTATAATTTTTATGGAATAAGTGGAGATTTTAGTGAGGAAGCTGAAGATGTAGGAGTAATTAAGTTCAAAAAAGGCTATAATGCTGAAGTTATTGAATATGTGGGTGATTTTATTAAACCAATTAATAAACCTATGTATAAAATCTATAATGCACTTAAAAAGTTAAAGAAATAG
- a CDS encoding type 1 glutamine amidotransferase domain-containing protein: MSKKVLFVLTSINQFPDGTETGLWLEEAAEPFNILTKEGIVVDVASVKGGKVNLDPNSTSDEALNHYVKFVSHLNNTASIDDINVDDYDAIYLPGGHGTVFDFANNNMLAEILIHFRNHDKIISSVCHGPSAFVGVKDSNGKYLVDGIKLTSFTDSEEKSMGFENKVPFLTQSKLEEQGAHFVAQDDFTSHLEEDSKFISGQNPQSSKVVGKAILNALQ, from the coding sequence ATGAGTAAAAAAGTTTTATTTGTTTTAACAAGTATTAATCAATTTCCTGATGGCACAGAAACAGGTTTATGGCTAGAAGAAGCAGCTGAACCTTTTAATATATTAACTAAAGAAGGTATTGTTGTAGATGTAGCATCAGTCAAAGGTGGAAAAGTGAATTTAGATCCAAATTCTACATCTGATGAAGCATTAAATCATTATGTTAAATTTGTATCTCATCTAAATAACACTGCAAGTATTGATGACATAAATGTTGATGATTACGACGCAATTTATTTACCAGGCGGTCATGGTACGGTCTTCGACTTTGCTAATAATAATATGCTTGCAGAAATTTTAATTCATTTTAGAAATCATGACAAAATCATTTCTTCAGTATGTCACGGCCCCAGTGCTTTTGTAGGGGTTAAAGACAGTAATGGTAAGTATTTAGTTGATGGTATTAAGCTTACTTCATTTACTGATAGTGAAGAAAAATCAATGGGATTTGAAAATAAAGTACCTTTCTTAACACAATCAAAATTAGAAGAACAAGGTGCACATTTTGTAGCACAAGATGACTTTACTTCACATTTGGAAGAAGATAGTAAATTTATTTCTGGTCAGAACCCTCAATCAAGTAAAGTCGTTGGTAAAGCAATATTAAATGCATTACAATAA
- a CDS encoding Y-family DNA polymerase: MYDYNLLEDRDVLCIDQKSFFASVSCMEKGLDPLTTKLAVVADTKRQGSVVLAATPKLKELGIKTGSRLFEIPHRNDIYIINPSMRKYLNISVAISKIALRYVPPEDLHQYSIDEFFMDVTDSYHRFNSTVCAFCKRLQSEILEETGIHCTVGIGSNMLLSKVAMDIEAKHTKDGIAEWRYQDVPKKLWPIQPLRDFWGINKRTEKKLNKRGIFTIGDLAKYPYRYLKRDFGILGVDMHLHANGIDQSKIREKYKVTNPSICKSQILMRDYQFEESKIVMQELIEDVASRLRAQKKLARTIHFSFGYAEGGGVHKQYTLEDPTNLEREIFKVINYFANLLCDKNALYRTLSVSLTQFIEEKDRQLNLFINEYERKRDEKLAKTIDYLHLKYGKGIISKATSYTDAGTKHGRLGLMAGHKM; this comes from the coding sequence ATGTATGACTATAATTTATTAGAAGATAGGGATGTATTATGTATTGATCAAAAAAGTTTCTTTGCGAGTGTTTCATGTATGGAAAAAGGTTTAGATCCGTTAACTACAAAATTAGCAGTTGTAGCTGATACTAAAAGACAAGGCTCAGTAGTTTTAGCAGCGACTCCAAAGTTAAAAGAACTAGGAATTAAAACAGGTTCAAGACTCTTTGAAATACCACATCGCAACGATATTTATATTATTAATCCGAGTATGAGAAAGTATTTGAATATATCTGTTGCTATTTCGAAAATTGCATTACGCTATGTACCACCGGAAGACTTACATCAATATAGCATTGATGAGTTTTTCATGGATGTAACAGATAGTTACCATAGATTTAATTCTACAGTCTGTGCTTTTTGTAAAAGATTGCAAAGTGAAATATTAGAAGAGACAGGGATTCATTGTACTGTTGGAATTGGTTCAAATATGTTATTAAGTAAGGTTGCTATGGATATAGAAGCAAAACATACAAAAGATGGAATAGCAGAATGGCGTTATCAAGATGTACCTAAAAAATTATGGCCTATTCAACCTCTCAGAGATTTTTGGGGAATTAATAAGCGTACAGAAAAGAAATTGAATAAAAGAGGAATATTTACAATCGGAGATTTAGCAAAATATCCATATCGTTACTTAAAGCGTGACTTTGGAATTTTAGGTGTAGATATGCATTTACATGCTAACGGTATTGATCAAAGTAAAATTAGAGAAAAATACAAAGTGACCAATCCTTCAATATGTAAAAGTCAAATATTAATGAGAGATTATCAATTTGAAGAATCGAAAATCGTTATGCAAGAGTTGATTGAAGATGTTGCTAGTCGTTTGAGAGCGCAAAAAAAGCTAGCACGTACCATTCATTTTTCATTTGGATATGCGGAAGGTGGAGGGGTGCATAAACAATATACATTGGAAGATCCTACAAATTTGGAGAGAGAGATTTTTAAAGTGATTAATTATTTTGCAAACCTTTTATGTGATAAAAATGCATTGTATAGAACATTAAGTGTATCATTGACTCAATTTATTGAAGAAAAAGATAGACAACTCAACTTATTTATTAATGAATATGAACGTAAAAGAGATGAAAAGCTTGCTAAAACAATTGATTACTTACATTTGAAGTATGGTAAAGGTATTATTTCTAAAGCTACTTCTTATACAGATGCAGGAACAAAACATGGACGCTTGGGACTGATGGCTGGTCATAAAATGTAG
- a CDS encoding 2-hydroxymuconate tautomerase, translated as MPIVNIKLLEGRSDEQLKDLVTEVTQAVEKTTGASKEAIHVVIEEMQKNHYAVGGVRKSDQ; from the coding sequence ATGCCTATCGTAAATATAAAATTATTAGAAGGACGTTCTGACGAACAATTAAAAGATTTAGTTACTGAGGTAACTCAAGCTGTAGAAAAAACTACTGGAGCGAGTAAAGAAGCCATACATGTGGTTATTGAAGAAATGCAAAAGAATCACTACGCTGTGGGTGGCGTTAGAAAGTCTGACCAATAA